Proteins encoded together in one Megalops cyprinoides isolate fMegCyp1 chromosome 20, fMegCyp1.pri, whole genome shotgun sequence window:
- the aire gene encoding autoimmune regulator — MNTMEGNRDPDLPSQLRASRTEIAMAIDDPFPLLYGLADRDIITDHLFKETLEKTRQEGIHKAVYSLLTWLLDQDTRLIKAFWSNLSKEYNQERYPKLQAVISSLNKKPQGGSKMAVQPRAPQSRKRSPREEEPAHHPQHHAKRPSSPGTKVKSVRKTDSSEISRLPVGNGIQAMATSVQRAVTLSSSELPVSCGTVEEILIKQVFESGSSKKCIKVGSEFYSPSKLDELAGRNKSKAAKTHIRHKGATSSSTRITEVPRNDDECAVCKDGGELICCDGCPRAFHLTCLVPPLTAIPSGTWRCQLCHGGQVEADRTYTPVQLTETSSSSTVDFSFFSTLSSTSLSSVSTTKSCQASGSQLLGSEAVLDERCGVCQLGGELSSCPHCLQAFHPRCHFSSGKAKCRSCSKMWASSSQRDRPVAESEGMQVVLLDNPPEQSGSLSEQVLNKEELDSIMGEGSIDGILQWALHNISRPLSENQGFFQ; from the exons ATGAACACCATGGAAGGCAATAGGGACCCTGATCTGCCCTCCCAGCTCAGGGCATCCAGGACGGAAATCGCCATGGCAATCGACGATCCCTTCCCCTTACTCTATGGGCTGGCGGACCGCGACATCATCACAGATCACCTGTTCAAG GAGACCCTGGAGAAGACGAGGCAGGAGGGAATCCACAAGGCTGTCTACTCTCTGCTCACCTGGCTCCTCGACCAAGACACCCGCCTCATCAAGGCCTTCTGGAGCAACCTGTCCAAGGAGTACAACCAGGAGCGGTACCCCAAACTGCAGGCTGTAATCTCCAGCCTAAA TAAGAAGCCTCAGGGTGGCTCTAAGATGGCTGTCCAACCACGAGCGCCgcagagcagaaagaggagCCCGAGAGAGGAGGAGCCGGCACATCATCCCCAGCACCACGCCAAGCGGCCAAGCAGCCCAG GGACCAAAGTGAAGTCTGTCAGGAAGACGGACAGCTCTGAGATTTCTCGGCTGCCAGTGGGAAACG GGATCCAGGCAATGGCCACCTCAGTCCAGAGAGCGGTCACCCTGTCGTCCAGCGAGCTGCCGGTCAGCTGCGGGACAGTGGAGGAGATCCTCATTAAGCAGGTCTTTGAGTCTG GGAGCTCCAAGAAATGCATTAAAGTGGGCAGCGAGTTCTACTCTCCCAGCAAGCTTGATGAGCTGGCTGGAAGGAACAAGTCAAAGGCTGCAAAGACCCACATTCGCCACAAGGGGGCAACCTCATCAAGCACCAGAATCACAGAG GTCCCGCGAAACGACGACGAGTGTGCGGTGTGTAAGGACGGGGGAGAGCTCATCTGCTGTGACGGCTGCCCCAGGGCCTTCCACCTCACCTGCCTGGTGCCTCCCCTCACCGCCATCCCCAG CGGGACGTGGCGTTGTCAGCTGTGTCACGGCGGCCAGGTGGAGGCTGACAGGACCtacacacctgtgcag CTGACAGAgaccagctccagctccacagtggacttctccttcttctccaccctctcctccacctccctctccagcGTCTCCACCACCAAGAGCTGCCAGGCCTCAGGCTCCCAG ctcCTGGGCTCTGAGGCCGTTCTGGATGAGCGGTGTGGGGTGTGTCAGCTGGGGGGGGAGCTGAGCTCCTGCCCTCATTGCCTGCAGGCCTTTCACCCCCGCTGCCATTTCTCCAG CGGGAAGGCCAAGTGCAGGTCCTGCAGTAAGATGTGGGCGAGCTCCAGCCAGCGTGACAGGCCTGTGGCAGAGTCCGAGGGGATGCAG GTGGTCCTCCTCGACAACCCCCCAGAGCAGAGCGGCTCTCTCTCGGAGCAGGTCTTGAACAAAGAGGAGCTGGACTCCATCAtgggagag GGCTCCATAGACGGGATTTTGCAGTGGGCCCTCCACAACATCTCCCGGCCTCTCTCCGAGAACCAGGGCTTCTTCCAGTGA